In the Anguilla anguilla isolate fAngAng1 chromosome 7, fAngAng1.pri, whole genome shotgun sequence genome, one interval contains:
- the gba3 gene encoding cytosolic beta-glucosidase isoform X1, with protein sequence MYGGRENVFPDDFAWGAATSAYQIEGGWNADDKGPSIWDTFSHGKGKVFEDQNGDVACNSYNLWEEDLRCIKQLGLTHYRLSLSWPRLLPDGTTRHINQKGVDYYDKVINDLLASKVTPMVTLYHFDLPQALQEQGGWLRAGIADVFEAYASFCFRAFGDRVKLWLTLNEPYVCAKLGHEDGLFAPGHRDPGVSAYLAGHNMLRAHARAWHAYHALFRPEQKGSVSLALNADWAEPLDPGSPRDVAATERYMAFSLGWFASPVFTTGDYPACMRSQIEARSLAHGFPKSRLPVFADGEPEVLGTADFFALNYYTSRRVRAVSSPSGTLSFKGDQEAEGVVDPSWPVCGPPWLAVVPDGLRRLLKYVKDTCQDPAIYITENGFAQVGAVDLEDSQRSQFYQDTLQEVSKAVREDGVAVRGYFAWSLLDNFEWADGFSVRFGLFHVDFAHPELTRTMYRSGRDYARIIKRNCSRSTMKN encoded by the exons ATGTATGGTGGTAGAGAAAACGTCTTCCCAGATGACTTTGCTTGGGGAGCAGCAACGTCAGCTTATCAGATAGAGG GGGGTTGGAATGCAGATGATAAGGGTCCAAGCATTTGGGACACTTTCAGCCATGGGAAAGGCAAGGTGTTTGAAGACCAAAACGGAGACGTGGCCTGTAACAGCTACAACCTATGGGAGGAGGACCTGCGCTGTATAAAGCAGTTAGGTCTGACACACTACCGTTTGTCACTGTCTTGGCCCCGTCTGCTCCCTGATGGAACAACAAGACACATCAACCAGAAAG GTGTGGATTACTATGACAAAGTAATAAACGACTTGCTAGCCAGCAAAGTCACGCCCATGGTTACCCTGTATCACTTTGACCTGCCGCAAGcactgcaggagcagggtgGGTGGCTGCGGGCGGGGATCGCGGACGTCTTCGAGGCCTACGCCTCGTTCTGCTTCCGGGCCTTCGGGGACAGGGTGAAGCTGTGGCTGACGCTGAACGAGCCGTATGTGTGCGCCAAGCTGGGCCACGAGGATGGCCTGTTCGCCCCGGGGCACCGGGACCCGGGGGTCTCCGCGTACCTGGCGGGGCACAACATGCTGCGGGCGCACGCCAGGGCCTGGCACGCCTACCACGCCCTCTTCAGACCCGAGCAGAAGGGATCGGTGTCCCTGGCGCTCAACGCCGACTGGGCAGAGCCGCTGGATCCGGGCAGCCCCCGGGACGTGGCTGCCACCGAGAGATACATGGCCTTCTCGTTAGGGTGGTTCGCCAGCCCCGTCTTCACCACTGGAGACTATCCGGCCTGCATGAGGTCCCAGATAGAGGCCAGGAGCCTAGCGCATGGCTTCCCAAAAAGCAGGTTGCCAGTTTTCGCGGATGGGGAGCCGGAGGTTCTGGGCACAGCAGACTTTTTTGCTCTGAACTACTACACGTCCCGCAGGGTGAGAGCTGTGAGCTCTCCCTCCGGGACCCTGAGCTTTAAGGGCGATCAGGAGGCGGAGGGAGTGGTGGACCCATCCTGGCCAGTGTGTGGGCCCCCCTGGTTGGCTGTGGTTCCGGATGGGTTGCGCAGGTTGCTGAAATACGTTAAG GACACTTGCCAAGATCCTGCCATCTATATCACAGAGAATGGCTTTGCTCAGGTTGGGGCTGTTGACCTGGAAGACTCCCAGCGATCTCAGTTCTACCAGGACACCCTCCAGGAGGTCTCTAAAG CTGTCCGCGAAGATGGAGTCGCCGTCAGGGGCTATTTCGCCTGGTCCCTGCTGGATAACTTTGAGTGGGCTGACGGATTCAGCGTTCGCTTTGGCCTGTTTCACGTGGACTTCGCACATCCAGAGCTGACACGTACAATGTACCGCTCAGGGAGAGACTACGCCAGAATCATTAAGAGGAACTGCTCTCGGTCAACAATGAAAAACTGA
- the gba3 gene encoding cytosolic beta-glucosidase isoform X2, with protein sequence MVNEGGWNADDKGPSIWDTFSHGKGKVFEDQNGDVACNSYNLWEEDLRCIKQLGLTHYRLSLSWPRLLPDGTTRHINQKGVDYYDKVINDLLASKVTPMVTLYHFDLPQALQEQGGWLRAGIADVFEAYASFCFRAFGDRVKLWLTLNEPYVCAKLGHEDGLFAPGHRDPGVSAYLAGHNMLRAHARAWHAYHALFRPEQKGSVSLALNADWAEPLDPGSPRDVAATERYMAFSLGWFASPVFTTGDYPACMRSQIEARSLAHGFPKSRLPVFADGEPEVLGTADFFALNYYTSRRVRAVSSPSGTLSFKGDQEAEGVVDPSWPVCGPPWLAVVPDGLRRLLKYVKDTCQDPAIYITENGFAQVGAVDLEDSQRSQFYQDTLQEVSKAVREDGVAVRGYFAWSLLDNFEWADGFSVRFGLFHVDFAHPELTRTMYRSGRDYARIIKRNCSRSTMKN encoded by the exons ATGGTTAACGAAG GGGGTTGGAATGCAGATGATAAGGGTCCAAGCATTTGGGACACTTTCAGCCATGGGAAAGGCAAGGTGTTTGAAGACCAAAACGGAGACGTGGCCTGTAACAGCTACAACCTATGGGAGGAGGACCTGCGCTGTATAAAGCAGTTAGGTCTGACACACTACCGTTTGTCACTGTCTTGGCCCCGTCTGCTCCCTGATGGAACAACAAGACACATCAACCAGAAAG GTGTGGATTACTATGACAAAGTAATAAACGACTTGCTAGCCAGCAAAGTCACGCCCATGGTTACCCTGTATCACTTTGACCTGCCGCAAGcactgcaggagcagggtgGGTGGCTGCGGGCGGGGATCGCGGACGTCTTCGAGGCCTACGCCTCGTTCTGCTTCCGGGCCTTCGGGGACAGGGTGAAGCTGTGGCTGACGCTGAACGAGCCGTATGTGTGCGCCAAGCTGGGCCACGAGGATGGCCTGTTCGCCCCGGGGCACCGGGACCCGGGGGTCTCCGCGTACCTGGCGGGGCACAACATGCTGCGGGCGCACGCCAGGGCCTGGCACGCCTACCACGCCCTCTTCAGACCCGAGCAGAAGGGATCGGTGTCCCTGGCGCTCAACGCCGACTGGGCAGAGCCGCTGGATCCGGGCAGCCCCCGGGACGTGGCTGCCACCGAGAGATACATGGCCTTCTCGTTAGGGTGGTTCGCCAGCCCCGTCTTCACCACTGGAGACTATCCGGCCTGCATGAGGTCCCAGATAGAGGCCAGGAGCCTAGCGCATGGCTTCCCAAAAAGCAGGTTGCCAGTTTTCGCGGATGGGGAGCCGGAGGTTCTGGGCACAGCAGACTTTTTTGCTCTGAACTACTACACGTCCCGCAGGGTGAGAGCTGTGAGCTCTCCCTCCGGGACCCTGAGCTTTAAGGGCGATCAGGAGGCGGAGGGAGTGGTGGACCCATCCTGGCCAGTGTGTGGGCCCCCCTGGTTGGCTGTGGTTCCGGATGGGTTGCGCAGGTTGCTGAAATACGTTAAG GACACTTGCCAAGATCCTGCCATCTATATCACAGAGAATGGCTTTGCTCAGGTTGGGGCTGTTGACCTGGAAGACTCCCAGCGATCTCAGTTCTACCAGGACACCCTCCAGGAGGTCTCTAAAG CTGTCCGCGAAGATGGAGTCGCCGTCAGGGGCTATTTCGCCTGGTCCCTGCTGGATAACTTTGAGTGGGCTGACGGATTCAGCGTTCGCTTTGGCCTGTTTCACGTGGACTTCGCACATCCAGAGCTGACACGTACAATGTACCGCTCAGGGAGAGACTACGCCAGAATCATTAAGAGGAACTGCTCTCGGTCAACAATGAAAAACTGA